Sequence from the Desulfatibacillum aliphaticivorans DSM 15576 genome:
GCCTGAATCATCCGGTCTGCGAAATCCAGCGCCAAGACCATGGCGTCCGGGTCCATGTGGGCATTCTGGATCAGGCGCCCCAATGCGTGCTGGAGGCGGGCCATCTTATACTGGCCATGCCGCCCCGGCTGGCGGCCAGCTCCGTCCTGTTCACGCCGGATTTATCCTACGACCTCACCCAGGCCATGCTGAAAGCCAGCACCTGGATGGCCGGGCACGCCAAATTTTTCGCCCTGTACGACAAAGCGGACTGGCTGAGCATGGGCTTTTCCGGCCAGGGCTTCAGCCTGTGCGGCCCCATCGGGGAGTTTCACGATGGCTCCGCCCCGGAAGGCGCGCCGTACGGGCTCACCGGCTTTTCAAACATCCCCGCCTTAAGGCGCAGGGACGACGAAACCATGATCCAGGCCGTCCTGGCCCAGCTTCCCTGTCTTTTCGGAGAGGACGCCGGAGCTCCGGTGAAAATCTACTACCGGGATTGGGCGCGGGAAAAATATACGGCCGCGGAATACGACCAGCGCTCCGCCCATAATCACCCCGAATTCCATCCGCCCGGAGGAAAAACAAGCATCTGGAACGGCTCCTTCCACTTTGCGGGCAGTGAAACCGCCGATTACTACGGAGGATACCTGGAAGGCGCCCTGTCCAGCGCGGAGCGGGCCGTATCGGCCATAGTTCAAAACTGAGGAACTGCGGAACTTCGAAAAAGAGGAACTGCGGAAAAGGATTTTTTTGCCTCCGGCGGCAAACTGCAAAGGAGTTGCCTTCGGCGATGAAATACAAAAAGACCTGCCTTCGGCGAGTCGCTTTCTTGAAAGAAAGCTCCGCAAAGAAATTTTCAATGGCGCTTCGCGCACGGGCGGATAGGCAATGAAAAGTGTTACGCCCCGGCTGGTATGTTAATGAACAGTATAGGATAGTCCAGAGCCCTGCAGTGGGTGGCCCAGGCATCGCAGTTTGATGCCTGGATTGCGTAAGCAACAAAAGGTGCGGCCTGAAAAGGCTATCAAAACCCCAGGCCCCTGGCGGACGAAAACCCCGACCGAAAAGCCATTTGTTGTTTTTTCAGAAGTACTGAGCAAGGAAGAAAATTATTGAGTTTTTGAGAGACGTCCCCCGAAATTCGGGAACTGCACACTCTGATCGGCTCTATCCTTATCAATAAAAGGGCTTTGTTGACCGGGAAGGAAATCATCTTCCTTCGCAAAAATTTAAGATTGCGTATCAAAGAATTTGCCCAGAGAATTGGGGTGCAGCATGAAACCGTGTCTCGCTGGGAGAAGGATGCGCAACAGCACAACATCCACGTTGATTTGGCAATCCGTTTATTTTACGCAACAAAGAAGGGGCTTGACGTCATAGGAGTGATGGAAAATGCGTGGCCCGCTGTCGCGGCGGGAGGCGATATTTCTGAGGAAGCCATTGTTCTACAGGAATCTGATTGGGTTAATCGTTCCCTTGCCCCTGGGCGCATGGCGCGCTCTGAACCGTCTTTTGAAGTTGCGGAACTGAAGGATGCCGTGCACACACTTGAGAAAAAAATTGACCACATAAATGATAAACTTGGGGAACATCATAATGTTTTCCATGAACCCAAGGATCTTTAACCCTCAAACTGTGGCTCAACACCTTAGGAATTCCCGAACACCCGTTTACGAGCATCCTGAAAACGCCATGAAGAAAACTTACCAGTAAGGCGCCAGCTAGCACACGGCAATTTACGCCGGCAGTTGTTCCACGCAGTTGCGGCCTTTGGTTTTGGCTTGATAGAGAGCTTTGTCCGCCCTTTGGATGGTGTCTTCTATGGACTCGCCGTGGGTGTACTGGGCCGCGCCGAAACTGGCCGTGGCTTTTACGCCGTGGGGAAAGGTATATTCTTCAATCAAAAGCCTCAGCTTGTCGGCCAGGGCCGCCGCATCTTCCAGAGCGGTTTCCGGCGACAATATGATGAACTCCTCGCCGCCCCACCGGAATAAGATGTCCGTCTTTCGGATGTTCTGCTGTATCAGCTCCGCCGTGTGCACCAGGACCGCATCCCCGGCGCTGTGCCCGGACTGGTCGTTAATGCATTTGAAGTTGTCAAAATCAAAAATAATCAGAGACAAGGGCCCTGCATGCCTTCTTGACCTGGCTGTCTCAACCTCTGAAATCTCCGCAAAACTCCTGCGATTCAGGACATTGGTGAGATGATCTTTGTTTGACAGCTCCAAAAGTCTTTGTTTTTGACTTTTTATCAACTTCCGGTTTTTAAAGTCCCGCACATGCGCATAATAAAGCACCCTGGAAAGCGCGACGGCGAGCACGGTAAAGGTGACGATGTTGATCTGCTGGATGCCGAAGTCCTTGCCCGTGTAATCGGCGGCGACATTCACAAAATAGACCATGACCGCCATATTGGAAAGATAAAGAAAGAGGCAAAACCGGTTGGAAATAATGAAAATGGCGGCGAATGAAAAAGCCATTCCAATATATGCGGCGGTGGACCCGCTAATCAATACGTCGGCGATGGAAATAGCGACCAAGTTCAACATGCCCAACCACAAAAACGCCGTGATGAGCACATGATGGTAATGGGACGGCCGCTCCGTTTTTTCCGGCCGTTTCATCCAGGCCAGACCGATTCCCCCGGACAAAAGCATGAAGACCGACATATGGGAGTAAAACAAAATGGGGTAGCCGATGGAAACTTCCCACTTGTCCGTCTGGTAATAATGCAGGTCGAAAAGCATGATAAGGCCGAAGGCGAAAATGGACAGCAGTCCGAAAATTGTCCCGCGAATCCAGTTCAGGTAAACCAGTTCGGCTTTAAATTCCAGGTAATCCTCGCCAAGCCCGTCCTTGACCCTGACGCCTGTTTTCACACGGGAGATGCAGTGGGCCCATGAATTTTCAACGTTGTCTTTTTCAGATAGATCCATAGCATTGTCAAATAGTTATTAGGACCGGCAATTATAAACACCCGTAAATTTTTAGGCAAAAAGCATACCATGCATGACGGAAGAGGCGGCCTGTCCCTACTTTAGTTACTGATATCACCTTTATGGCCTTGTTGGCGACCCCTTTTCAAAACGAAAATATTTTCATCTGAAAACCCTTTATTCAGATGGCATTTTACGATATACTTCCATAGCGTCAACAATCCCACTATCATTTGGGTCCAAATAATACTTCATGTTTAAAGAGGGACGAAATGAGCAATGACACGCCGCAATCCGCAATGCTTAATACCCTCAAGGGAACCTATTTATTCCGGGAAACCTTCAGCGACTCCCTGCTTGGGGAAATCCTGGAAAACAGCACCTTCATGGACCTGCCCAAGGACGCCTGCCTGTTTCACCAGGGAGATCCCGGGGACGCCATGTATATTGTCGCCGAGGGCGAGCTTCGCGTTGTGGTGGCTTCGGAAAACGGCGGGGAGTATTGCGCGGCCCGCATAGGCCCGGGAGAGCCCGTGGGGGAGATCCAGCTTTTGAC
This genomic interval carries:
- a CDS encoding flavin monoamine oxidase family protein → MQAEKVDVIVVGAGLSGLYAACLLAAQNKSVIVLEARSRVGGRIFCPEHEGFFADLGPSWYWPALNPRVVALIQALGLQSYPQFEKGMARFMAKDGHVENFPGYPMDPPGRRLEGGMAALVKGLSARLSQDVVRLNHPVCEIQRQDHGVRVHVGILDQAPQCVLEAGHLILAMPPRLAASSVLFTPDLSYDLTQAMLKASTWMAGHAKFFALYDKADWLSMGFSGQGFSLCGPIGEFHDGSAPEGAPYGLTGFSNIPALRRRDDETMIQAVLAQLPCLFGEDAGAPVKIYYRDWAREKYTAAEYDQRSAHNHPEFHPPGGKTSIWNGSFHFAGSETADYYGGYLEGALSSAERAVSAIVQN
- a CDS encoding helix-turn-helix domain-containing protein gives rise to the protein MTGKEIIFLRKNLRLRIKEFAQRIGVQHETVSRWEKDAQQHNIHVDLAIRLFYATKKGLDVIGVMENAWPAVAAGGDISEEAIVLQESDWVNRSLAPGRMARSEPSFEVAELKDAVHTLEKKIDHINDKLGEHHNVFHEPKDL
- a CDS encoding GGDEF domain-containing protein, translated to MDLSEKDNVENSWAHCISRVKTGVRVKDGLGEDYLEFKAELVYLNWIRGTIFGLLSIFAFGLIMLFDLHYYQTDKWEVSIGYPILFYSHMSVFMLLSGGIGLAWMKRPEKTERPSHYHHVLITAFLWLGMLNLVAISIADVLISGSTAAYIGMAFSFAAIFIISNRFCLFLYLSNMAVMVYFVNVAADYTGKDFGIQQINIVTFTVLAVALSRVLYYAHVRDFKNRKLIKSQKQRLLELSNKDHLTNVLNRRSFAEISEVETARSRRHAGPLSLIIFDFDNFKCINDQSGHSAGDAVLVHTAELIQQNIRKTDILFRWGGEEFIILSPETALEDAAALADKLRLLIEEYTFPHGVKATASFGAAQYTHGESIEDTIQRADKALYQAKTKGRNCVEQLPA